A DNA window from Parabacteroides johnsonii DSM 18315 contains the following coding sequences:
- the rnc gene encoding ribonuclease III: MFTKLYKRIRLLKNMNKEPYSSLYKILGFYPDNIHLYEQAFHHKSSSIESSDGRWLNNERLEFLGDAILDAVVADIVFNHFQNKREGFLTNTRSKIVQRDTLNRVAVELGLEKMVVYSAKVNSHNNYMYGNALEALIGAIYLDQGYEVCYNFIQNVLIKKYVNLETIARKEVNFKSSLIEWSQKNKLEISFDLIESFTDNDGNPVFQTGVTLSDTQIGVGIGYSKKESQQSAAKMAIKKLRTDKTFQQFISELKKKKTGENTADNEFEDLPEEAMAIEKGELKIEN, encoded by the coding sequence GTGTTTACAAAGCTATACAAAAGAATAAGGCTCCTCAAGAACATGAATAAGGAGCCTTATTCTTCTTTATACAAGATACTCGGTTTTTATCCCGATAACATCCACCTTTATGAACAAGCCTTCCACCATAAATCCTCTTCCATAGAAAGCAGTGACGGCAGATGGCTGAACAATGAACGGTTGGAGTTTTTGGGCGATGCCATATTGGATGCGGTCGTAGCCGACATCGTTTTCAACCACTTTCAGAACAAGCGGGAAGGTTTCCTGACCAATACCCGCTCCAAAATCGTACAGCGTGATACACTGAACCGCGTTGCCGTCGAACTGGGACTCGAAAAGATGGTCGTGTATTCCGCCAAAGTAAACTCCCACAACAACTACATGTATGGAAATGCCCTTGAAGCACTGATCGGTGCAATCTATCTGGACCAGGGCTACGAAGTCTGCTATAACTTCATCCAAAATGTGCTCATCAAGAAATATGTCAACCTGGAAACAATCGCCCGTAAAGAGGTCAATTTCAAATCGAGCCTGATCGAATGGAGCCAAAAGAACAAGCTTGAAATATCATTCGACTTGATCGAATCATTTACCGATAACGACGGAAACCCGGTGTTCCAGACTGGCGTGACGCTCTCCGACACGCAGATAGGAGTCGGCATCGGCTATTCGAAAAAAGAATCCCAGCAAAGCGCAGCCAAGATGGCGATCAAAAAGTTGCGGACCGACAAGACATTCCAGCAATTCATCTCAGAGCTCAAAAAAAAGAAAACCGGCGAGAACACAGCCGATAACGAGTTCGAAGACCTACCTGAAGAAGCAATGGCAATTGAGAAAGGAGAATTGAAAATTGAGAATTAG
- the fabF gene encoding beta-ketoacyl-ACP synthase II produces MELKRVVVTGLGAITPLGNTLPETWEGIINGKSGAGPITQFDASKFKTQFACEVKGFDPLTVMDRKEARKCDRYSLFAINAAKQAIDDAAMDLDKEDKNRIGVIFASGIGGIKTFDEEVLGYAKIKDTIGPKFNPFFIPKMISDIAAGHISMLYGFHGPNFATVSACASSTNAISDAFNYIRLGKANVIITGGAEAAVSESGVGGFNSMNALSTRNDSPETASRPFSASRDGFVMGEGAACLVLEEMEHALARGAKIYCEIAGTGMSADAYHLTASHPEGLGAKLVMRNALEDAEMTPEDIDYINVHGTSTPVGDISEVKAIKEVFGDHAYNLNISSTKSMTGHLLGAAGAIEAILCIKAINDGIIPPTINHADGDDDPEIDYKLNFTFNKAQKREVRAALSNTFGFGGHNACAIVKKFVK; encoded by the coding sequence ATGGAATTAAAAAGAGTTGTGGTAACAGGTCTTGGAGCTATTACTCCTCTTGGTAATACTCTCCCGGAAACATGGGAAGGTATTATCAATGGGAAGAGTGGAGCCGGGCCTATTACTCAGTTTGATGCATCCAAATTCAAGACACAATTTGCATGCGAAGTAAAAGGCTTCGACCCGTTGACAGTAATGGATCGTAAGGAAGCCCGCAAGTGTGACCGTTATAGTTTATTCGCAATAAATGCCGCAAAACAAGCGATTGATGATGCAGCTATGGACTTGGACAAGGAAGACAAGAACCGTATCGGCGTTATCTTTGCCTCTGGTATCGGTGGTATCAAGACATTCGACGAAGAAGTGTTAGGATATGCAAAGATCAAAGATACGATCGGTCCTAAGTTCAATCCTTTTTTCATCCCGAAGATGATCTCCGATATCGCAGCCGGACATATCTCCATGCTTTACGGATTCCACGGTCCCAACTTTGCGACAGTATCAGCTTGTGCATCTTCAACCAACGCGATCAGTGACGCGTTCAACTATATCCGTTTAGGAAAAGCTAACGTGATTATCACCGGTGGTGCCGAAGCCGCTGTTTCGGAATCAGGTGTCGGCGGGTTCAACTCGATGAATGCACTGTCGACCCGCAACGATTCACCCGAAACTGCTTCCCGCCCATTCAGCGCAAGCCGTGACGGATTCGTTATGGGAGAAGGAGCAGCCTGTCTGGTCCTGGAAGAAATGGAACATGCCTTGGCTCGTGGAGCTAAAATATATTGCGAGATTGCCGGAACCGGCATGTCTGCCGATGCTTATCACCTGACAGCTTCCCATCCGGAGGGATTAGGAGCCAAGTTGGTTATGCGTAACGCACTGGAAGACGCGGAAATGACTCCGGAAGACATCGATTACATCAACGTTCACGGAACCTCTACCCCGGTAGGAGATATCTCGGAAGTAAAAGCGATCAAAGAAGTTTTCGGAGATCACGCTTACAACCTGAATATCAGTTCGACGAAATCAATGACCGGACACCTTTTAGGGGCAGCTGGAGCGATCGAGGCAATACTCTGCATCAAGGCTATAAACGACGGTATCATTCCTCCGACGATCAACCATGCGGATGGTGATGATGATCCTGAAATAGATTATAAACTGAATTTCACATTCAATAAGGCTCAAAAAAGAGAAGTGCGGGCAGCACTGTCCAATACTTTCGGGTTTGGCGGTCACAATGCTTGTGCTATTGTTAAAAAATTTGTGAAGTAA
- a CDS encoding acyl carrier protein — protein sequence MSEVAERVKAIIVDKLSVEETEVTNEASFTNDLGADSLDTVELIMEFEKEFGISIPDDQAEKITTVGDAIAYIEANAK from the coding sequence ATGTCTGAAGTTGCTGAAAGAGTAAAAGCTATCATCGTTGACAAATTAAGTGTTGAAGAAACAGAAGTTACAAACGAAGCAAGCTTTACTAACGATTTAGGAGCAGACTCTCTTGACACTGTAGAACTGATTATGGAATTCGAAAAGGAATTCGGTATTTCTATTCCTGATGATCAAGCAGAAAAGATTACAACTGTAGGCGACGCCATTGCTTACATCGAAGCTAACGCGAAGTAA
- the purN gene encoding phosphoribosylglycinamide formyltransferase produces MKNVAVFASGSGTNAENIVRYFSKSETIKVALVLSNNRNVGVHARVNKLGVPSFVFSREEFADGEPVLAKLAEYDTDLIVLAGFMNKISDPLLNAYPGKIINIHPALLPKYGGKGMYGMHVHEAVVAAGERETGITIHYIDEHYDEGTVIFQATCPVLPSDTPEEVAAKVHALEYAHYPKIIEDLLATR; encoded by the coding sequence ATGAAAAACGTAGCAGTTTTTGCCTCTGGCTCGGGTACGAACGCGGAGAATATCGTCCGATATTTCTCTAAAAGTGAAACTATTAAAGTGGCGCTTGTTTTGTCTAACAACCGGAATGTAGGCGTACATGCCCGGGTGAATAAGTTGGGGGTTCCTTCTTTTGTCTTTTCGAGGGAGGAATTTGCAGATGGGGAACCTGTCCTGGCAAAACTTGCGGAATATGATACGGATCTGATTGTTCTTGCCGGCTTCATGAATAAGATCTCCGATCCCCTACTGAATGCCTATCCGGGTAAAATCATCAATATTCATCCCGCCCTTTTGCCTAAATACGGCGGTAAAGGCATGTACGGAATGCATGTGCACGAGGCGGTCGTTGCTGCCGGTGAACGGGAGACTGGCATTACCATCCATTACATAGACGAACATTACGACGAAGGGACGGTTATCTTCCAGGCAACCTGTCCGGTTCTGCCGTCCGATACGCCGGAAGAGGTTGCTGCGAAAGTGCACGCACTCGAATACGCCCATTATCCTAAGATCATAGAAGATTTGCTTGCAACCCGTTGA
- a CDS encoding TonB-dependent receptor yields MKKLYILIFTLLLFTGVTLGQTVKGHVYDAETHEPLPGVNITYKKINGDTNGTISDTDGAYEIALPDGGVDLLFSYIGYENERLPLMLRKGDIKTKDVYMHIKANLLGDVVISAGRFEQKLSDVTVSMDLLKAGDIAKQAPTDLSSTLNTMPGVDINDKQPSIRGGNGWTYGVGSRSLVLVDGMSALSSGNGVINWNIVPLENIEQVEVMKGASSVLYGSSALNGVINIRTKRPGLTPTTSARAYVGVYDHPAHDEYEGVDLSHARRIGNFDVSGGLNLFSDDGYREQGYNRRLRLGGNITYHHPMKEGKLLNYGFNFNYLADKYADFFIWRSPVEIYRPSSIANMGRKGNTFYIDPFFNFTNPANNTSHKIKTRFYYRGDNIIDGSSTRKSLDNILGNMGSDATTVNAYIDNIKNGDYSPFFPLIQPILQGDLNGIVDGAVNILNGVFPTATTADYCDLISWVMNNNKENVPKGTDKNYTYYVDYQFNKKWDNGSQITAGATYEHMKSVSKTTGTHDSDNAALFVQYDQRFFDRLSVSAGMRAEYYRVDNYLREAETKLFGTKIPVKPIFRAGLNYQLADYSFIRASFGQGYRYPSLTEKYARKDIGGVGVYPNKEVNAEKGMNVELGFKQGYKFGNLTGFFDLAGFYTQYTDMIEFRFGIFNNTTFQYINGTHDLLSMITQGQMPGIGAQFYNVSKARIYGAEISTNGIYTFNPNTTLSYNLGYVFIEPEDAGYKKKNEEEAAYNDPMHMKEKSNTSKYLKYRQKHTVKAVLDFQWKRLTLGTNIVWKSKTLAVDYLMVDERAKEQPEIMDYVRNILFGNVNGQTLHSYWAKNNTPYCVIDLRAGVKITKELSFQFMVNNLFNKEYSTRPMLVSAPRTYVIQLSANF; encoded by the coding sequence ATGAAAAAGCTATATATCCTGATTTTTACCCTGCTGCTTTTCACCGGGGTTACACTCGGACAAACAGTGAAAGGGCATGTCTATGACGCGGAAACCCATGAACCGCTACCGGGCGTCAACATCACCTACAAAAAAATAAACGGGGATACGAACGGAACCATATCGGATACCGACGGAGCCTACGAAATCGCACTGCCGGACGGTGGAGTCGACCTCCTGTTCAGTTACATCGGATACGAAAACGAACGACTCCCGTTGATGCTCCGCAAAGGGGATATCAAGACAAAAGATGTCTATATGCACATCAAAGCCAACTTGCTGGGGGATGTGGTGATCAGTGCCGGACGCTTCGAACAGAAACTAAGTGACGTCACCGTTTCGATGGATCTGCTGAAGGCGGGCGATATCGCCAAGCAGGCCCCTACCGACCTTAGTTCGACACTGAACACAATGCCGGGCGTGGATATCAACGACAAGCAGCCCTCCATACGTGGCGGAAACGGATGGACATACGGGGTCGGTTCGCGCAGCCTTGTGCTGGTGGACGGTATGAGCGCCCTGAGTTCGGGCAACGGAGTGATCAACTGGAACATCGTCCCGCTCGAAAACATCGAACAGGTAGAAGTGATGAAGGGTGCCTCCTCCGTACTCTACGGTTCATCGGCTCTGAATGGGGTGATCAACATCCGCACGAAACGGCCGGGACTCACGCCGACTACAAGCGCCCGAGCCTATGTCGGGGTCTACGACCATCCGGCTCATGACGAATACGAAGGGGTGGATCTCTCGCACGCACGACGGATCGGGAACTTCGATGTGTCGGGAGGACTCAACCTGTTTTCCGACGATGGATACCGCGAGCAGGGATACAACCGGCGCCTGCGGCTCGGAGGCAATATAACATACCACCATCCGATGAAAGAAGGGAAGCTCCTGAACTATGGGTTCAATTTCAACTATCTGGCCGACAAATATGCCGACTTCTTTATCTGGCGCTCTCCAGTGGAAATCTACCGGCCGTCGTCCATCGCCAACATGGGACGCAAGGGGAACACCTTCTATATCGACCCGTTCTTCAATTTTACCAATCCGGCTAACAACACCTCGCATAAGATCAAGACCCGTTTCTATTACCGGGGAGACAACATCATCGACGGAAGCTCCACCCGCAAGTCGCTCGACAATATCTTAGGTAATATGGGAAGCGATGCCACCACCGTCAACGCCTATATCGACAACATCAAGAACGGAGACTACAGCCCTTTCTTCCCGCTTATCCAGCCGATATTGCAAGGAGACCTGAACGGGATCGTGGATGGAGCCGTCAACATTCTGAACGGAGTATTCCCGACTGCCACGACTGCCGACTACTGCGACCTGATCTCCTGGGTGATGAACAACAACAAGGAGAATGTGCCTAAAGGGACAGACAAGAACTATACTTACTATGTAGACTACCAGTTCAATAAGAAATGGGATAACGGAAGCCAGATCACCGCCGGGGCGACCTACGAACATATGAAAAGCGTTTCGAAAACGACCGGGACACACGACAGCGACAATGCCGCCCTGTTCGTCCAATACGATCAGCGCTTCTTCGACCGCCTGAGCGTATCGGCCGGTATGCGTGCCGAATACTACCGGGTGGACAACTACCTGCGGGAAGCGGAAACCAAACTGTTCGGAACCAAGATTCCAGTCAAACCGATCTTCCGTGCCGGACTGAACTACCAGCTTGCCGACTACAGCTTTATCCGCGCCAGCTTCGGGCAAGGTTACCGCTATCCTTCGCTAACCGAGAAATATGCCCGCAAAGACATCGGTGGTGTCGGCGTATACCCGAACAAAGAGGTAAATGCCGAAAAGGGTATGAACGTTGAACTGGGGTTCAAACAGGGATATAAGTTCGGAAACCTGACAGGCTTCTTTGACCTGGCGGGGTTCTATACCCAATATACCGACATGATCGAGTTTCGCTTCGGAATCTTCAACAATACGACTTTCCAGTACATTAACGGCACGCACGACCTCCTGAGCATGATCACCCAGGGTCAGATGCCGGGGATCGGAGCCCAATTCTATAACGTGTCGAAAGCACGTATCTACGGAGCGGAAATCAGTACAAACGGCATCTATACGTTCAACCCCAATACCACATTGAGCTATAACTTAGGGTATGTATTCATCGAACCGGAAGACGCCGGCTACAAAAAAAAGAACGAAGAAGAAGCGGCCTACAACGATCCGATGCACATGAAAGAGAAGTCCAACACATCCAAATACCTGAAGTACCGCCAGAAACATACCGTAAAAGCCGTCCTCGACTTCCAGTGGAAACGATTGACGTTGGGAACCAATATCGTGTGGAAAAGCAAAACGTTGGCCGTCGACTACCTGATGGTGGACGAGCGGGCGAAAGAGCAGCCGGAGATTATGGACTACGTGCGCAACATCCTCTTCGGCAATGTGAACGGGCAAACACTTCATTCCTATTGGGCGAAGAACAACACGCCCTACTGCGTGATCGACCTGCGTGCGGGCGTGAAGATCACGAAGGAACTCTCTTTCCAGTTCATGGTGAACAACTTGTTCAATAAAGAATACAGTACACGCCCGATGCTCGTTTCCGCACCCCGCACCTACGTCATTCAGCTGAGCGCGAACTTCTGA